The genomic DNA GAGACCCTCAAGCACGTCCTGGCGTTCCCGATGTATGCCACCGCCCTGTGGCTGTTGTGGGTGCTGGGCAAGCAGCGCGGCGTGGACGCGATGGCCTTTGTACTGGCCGGACTGGTGCTGCTGGCGCTGGGCCTGTGGTGGTTCGAGCGCAGCCGCTGGCGCAGCCAGCGCATGGGTGCGGTGCTGGCCGGCGTGGTGATCCTGGCGGCGCTGGTACCGGTGTGGGGCGTGAGCCGACTGGCGGCGCCGGTTGCCGGTGCACAGGCCGCCGGCGAGAACGCGGTGGCCTATTCACCGGAGATGCTGGACCGGCTGCGCGGCGACAACCGCGTGGTGTTCGTCAACATGACCGCCGACTGGTGCGTCACCTGCAAGGCCAACGAACGCGCCGTACTGTCGCGCCCCGCGTTCCAGGACCTGCTGCGCAGGACCAATGCGGTGTACATGCGCGGCGACTACACCAACGTGGATCCGCAGATCACCGCGTTCCTCGATGAGCACAAAGCCGTGGGCGTGCCGCTGTACGTGGTGTATGGCCCCGGCGCACCGCCGATCGTGCTGCCTTCGGTGCTGACCCAGGCGCTGGCCGAAGAGGCCTTGCTGCGTACTGCGCGGTGACGCGCCTGCGGCCCGCACTGCTGTGGACGGCGGTGCTGGCCGGTGGCCTGGGCCTGTGGGCCGGGAACGTGATGGAAGAGCGTGGGGCGGCCCCCGTTCCCCGGCAGGCGAAGGCTGCAGATCCCATCGGATCGCCGCTGCCCGCCATCGTGCTGCCGGACCTGTCCGGGACCCCGGTGGACCTTGCCGCGTTCCGTGGACGGCCGCTGCTGATCAACGTCTGGGCCAGCTGGTGCGGCCCCTGCGTTGAGGAAATGCCCGAGTTGGCTCGCTTTGCCGACGCGCAGGGCGACCAGGGCGTGCAGGTGCTGGGCCTGGCACTGGACACCAGGGAAGGCGTGCAGGACTTCCTGCAGCGGGTGCCAGTGGGCTATCCCATCGTGCTGGACACGCCGGGCCGCGACGACGCCAGCGTGCGCCTGGGCAATACGCAGGGCCTGCTGCCCTACAGCGTGCTGGTGGATGCGCAGGGCCGCATCGTCCGCCGCAAGCTCGGGCCTTTTTCCCCAGGTGAGATCGAGGAGTGGGCGACAGGCCGTTGATCGCGCTTGACCCTGGAGCCTTGGACCGGAACACTGTGCGAGTGATTCTCATTTGCTAATGGCAAGAATGCCATCCGCATCGCCACTTCCTGCGCAGCAGCCAGCCCCCACTGGCGGTACCGGTTCCCCCTCCCCCGATGTTCAAGAACGTTCTTTTCCAGGTGCACTGGTTCCTCGGCATCACTGCCGGCACCGTGCTCGCCCTGATGGGCCTCACCGGCGCCACGCTGTCGTTCGAGGACGAGCTGCTGCGCGCGCTGAATCCCGGCTTCGCCGCCGTGGCGACCCAGCATGCGGACGGGCAGCAGGCATTGCCGTTGAGTACCCTGGTGGACACCCTTGGCGCTTCGAGTGACACCCCGCTGCAGCGGCTGCGTGTGGACGCGACAGGTCAGCGCCCCTCAGTGGCCCGCTTCGAAGGCGGACGCGATAACTGGGTTTATTTCGATCCCTACACCGGCGAGTCGTTCAGTGCGCTGCGGGGACAGGCGTTCTTCGATTTCATGGAAGACCTGCACCGTCGCCTGGTGGCCGGCGAGCGGGGGCAGCTGGTCACCGGTATCTGCACGATCTTCCTGCTGGTGTTCGTGCTGTCGGGCATCTACCTGCGCTGGCCGCGGCAGTGGTGGAACTGGCGCAGCTGGTTCGCCGTGGAGTGGAAACACCGTGGCCGCAGCTTCCTGTGGAGCCTGCATTCGGTGATCGGCACGTGGGTGCTGCCGGTCTACCTGCTGATCGTGCTCACCGGGTTGTGGTGGTCGTTCGACTGGTACCGCGATGGCCTGACCCGCGTGCTGGGCGGCGAAAGGGAAACTCCGGCCGTGCTGCAGGGCGAGGGGACGTTGAACCTGCAGCGCGTGCAGGCCACGTTGTACGCCCTGCCCGGCGTACGCGAGGGCTATATCGACCTGCGCTTGCCGGCCCGTGGCGACCGGCCGCTGACCGTGCGCGTGATGTCGGCCACCAGCACGCACCACGACCGCGCCCACGACGTACTGCAGCTTGATCCCTCCAGCGGTGCGCTCCTCGAACAGCGCGCCTACGGCAGCCTGGATGCAGGCGGCAAAGTGTTGACCAGCATGTTCGCACTGCATTCGGGCAGCTTCTTCGGCCTGCCCGGCCGCCTCATCGTGATGCTGTCCAGCCTGATGATGGTGCTGTTCTTCGTCACCGGCTGGATGCTGTACCTGGATCGTCGGGCGAAGAAGCGCGCGGTACGCGCCTCACGTGTCGACCTTCCTGCGCTCGATGTCACCGGCGATGCCGGCGGGCCGGCGTGGCTGGTGTCCTTCGCCAGCCAGAGCGGCCAGGCGGAGCAGCTGGCCTGGCGCGCGGCCGGCCAGTTGCAGGCGGCCGGCATGCGCGTGCAGGTGCAGCCGTTGGCCCGATTGGATGTGGCCACCCTGCAGCAGACCGAACGCGCCCTGTTCGTGGTCAGCACGTTCGGCGACGGCGAAGCACCGGACAGCGCGCGGGTGTTCGAACGCAAGGTACTGGCGCAGGCGCAAGCGTTGCCCGGACTGGGCTACGCGATGCTCGCACTGGGTGATCGTCAGTACGCGCGCTTCTGTGGATTCGCGCGCCGGGTGGAGACCTGGCTGGGCGAGCAAGGGGCGGCGGCGCTGTTCCCCTGCGTCGAAGTGGATGGCGATGATGCACGCGCGCTGCAACGCTGGCAGCAGCACCTGGTGGCGTTGACCGGCATCGAGGCACTCGAGGCGGATGCAAGCCCGAGCGCCCTGCAGGAATGGTCACTGATGGAGCGCGTGCTGCTCAATCCGGGCAGCCAGGGCGGTGCGATCTGGCAGATCACCCTGCAGCCACCACCCGGCACCGGCTGGCAGGCCGGGGACATCCTGCAGGTAGCCCCCCGGCAGGGCGATGCGCACGTACAGGCCGTCCTGCACGCCGCCGGCGTGGATGCGGATGCGTGGGTGCATGTGGATGGCGCAACGGTACGCGTCGGCGATGCAGCCGCACTGCGCGTGTTGCCCGATGCCACCCAGGTGCAGGCCGTGCACGACGCGGTGCACTGGCTGGATGAGCTGCCGCGGCTGCCGCCACGCGAATACTCGATCGCCTCGTGCGCGGCCGATGGCACGGTGCAGCTGGTGGTACGCCTGGTATACGACGCCGCTGGTCGCGCGGGGCTGGGGTCGGGCTGGCTGGCACACCACGCGCCGGTGGCGGGACCCGTACATGCGCGCGTTCGCCGCAATGCCGGTTTCCATCGGCATGCCGATGCGCCGCCGATGATCCTGATCGGAAACGGCACCGGTATCGCAGGGCTGCGCAGCCTGTTGCGCGAAGCCCATGCAGCGGGGCACCACGGGCACTGGCTGCTGTTCGGTGAACGCCAGCAGGCCTGCGATGCGTTGTACGCCGATGAGCTGCGTGATTGGCAAGCACAGCGCCACTTGGCGCGCGTGGATCTTGCGTGGTCGCGCGACGGCGAAACGCGCCTGTATGTGCAGGACCTGCTGCGTGCGGCCAGCGCAGAGCTTCGCCACTGGATCGCCGATGGCGCCTGCCTGTATGTCTGCGGCTCGCTGCAGGGCATGGCGCAGGGCGTGGATGACGTACTGCGCGAGACGCTGGGCGAAGACGCCTTGGACGCCCTGCTGGCAGAAGGCCGCTACCGCCGCGACGTGTACTGAGCTGTAGCGGAAGGGGTAGAGCTGACCCGGTAGAGCCGACTTCATTCGGCTGGCATTTCGCGCACCACGTCAGCCGACTGAAGTCGGCTCTACCAGTCGGCTACCGTTCCCCGCAGACCGGCCGCAGATGCGGCTGCAGCAGCGCCGCTACCCAGTCCATGAATACTCTCACGCGCGCGGGCAGGTGCCTGCGCTGTGCATACAGCAACGTGACCGGCATCGGCTCGGCCGGAAACTGCGGCAGGATCTCCACCAGCACCCCGTCATGCAGCGCCTGCCGCACGCCCAGGCGCGGTACCTGGATGATGCCCAGTCCCGCTGCTGCCGCGGCGCTGTATCCATCGCCGCTGTTCACCGTCACCGCGCCGGCCATCGGCAGGATGCGGTACTGCTGGCCATCGAAGTATTCAAAGCCGGACGGACGCTGGCCCAGCGTGCTCACGTAGTGCACCAGCCGATGATCGTGCAGCGCTTCAAGCGTATGCGGCGTGCCGTAACGGGCCAGATAGCTCGGGCTGGCGCAATTCACCACCTCCATGCAACCCAGCGTCCGCGCCACCAGCGTGTTGTCATCGAGCGGGCCGACCCGAAGCACGCAGTCGAATCCCTCCCGCACCAGGTCGACGCGGCGATCGGTGCCACTGAGCTCGATTTCCAGCCCAGGATGCTGCTGCAGGAAATCCGGCAACGTCGGCACGACGAGGTGCCGCGCAAGCCCGCTGGACATGTCCACGCGCAGGCGGCCACGCAGGGTGGCGGTGTCGCGGCGGAACATCCCCTGCAGGTCCTCCACATCGTCCAGCAGATCGCGTGCGCGCTGGAACAGCTGCTCGCCATCGGCGGTCAACTGCACGCGGCGGGTGGTCCGGTGCAGCAACTGCGTGCCCATCGCGGTTTCCAGCTGCTGCACGGCGACCGATACGCTGGCCTTGGGCAGGCCCAGTCCTTCAGCCGCGCGGGTGAACGATCCGCGCTCGGCCACATGCAGAAACGCGCGAAGCTGCGCCAGGCTGTCCATTGATTGTTGTTCCAGATTGAACAGTCATATCAGCATCACGCGATTTATTCGCGCCTGCAAGCCCAATACGCTGGCCCCCTACCCGCTGATGGAGTTCGCCATGACTACCGCTATCCGTACCGTATTGATCACCGGCGGCAGCCGTGGCCTGGGTCGCAATGCCGCACTCGCCCTGGCCGCCGACGGGGCCGACATCGTACTGACCTACCGCAGCCAGTCCGCTGCGGCCGATGATGTGGTGGCACAGATTGAGGCGCTGGGCCGTCGGGCTGCCGCGCTGGCGCTGGACGTGGCCGACAGCAGCGCGTTCGCGACAT from Stenotrophomonas sp. 169 includes the following:
- a CDS encoding TlpA disulfide reductase family protein; the encoded protein is MTRLRPALLWTAVLAGGLGLWAGNVMEERGAAPVPRQAKAADPIGSPLPAIVLPDLSGTPVDLAAFRGRPLLINVWASWCGPCVEEMPELARFADAQGDQGVQVLGLALDTREGVQDFLQRVPVGYPIVLDTPGRDDASVRLGNTQGLLPYSVLVDAQGRIVRRKLGPFSPGEIEEWATGR
- a CDS encoding PepSY domain-containing protein is translated as MFKNVLFQVHWFLGITAGTVLALMGLTGATLSFEDELLRALNPGFAAVATQHADGQQALPLSTLVDTLGASSDTPLQRLRVDATGQRPSVARFEGGRDNWVYFDPYTGESFSALRGQAFFDFMEDLHRRLVAGERGQLVTGICTIFLLVFVLSGIYLRWPRQWWNWRSWFAVEWKHRGRSFLWSLHSVIGTWVLPVYLLIVLTGLWWSFDWYRDGLTRVLGGERETPAVLQGEGTLNLQRVQATLYALPGVREGYIDLRLPARGDRPLTVRVMSATSTHHDRAHDVLQLDPSSGALLEQRAYGSLDAGGKVLTSMFALHSGSFFGLPGRLIVMLSSLMMVLFFVTGWMLYLDRRAKKRAVRASRVDLPALDVTGDAGGPAWLVSFASQSGQAEQLAWRAAGQLQAAGMRVQVQPLARLDVATLQQTERALFVVSTFGDGEAPDSARVFERKVLAQAQALPGLGYAMLALGDRQYARFCGFARRVETWLGEQGAAALFPCVEVDGDDARALQRWQQHLVALTGIEALEADASPSALQEWSLMERVLLNPGSQGGAIWQITLQPPPGTGWQAGDILQVAPRQGDAHVQAVLHAAGVDADAWVHVDGATVRVGDAAALRVLPDATQVQAVHDAVHWLDELPRLPPREYSIASCAADGTVQLVVRLVYDAAGRAGLGSGWLAHHAPVAGPVHARVRRNAGFHRHADAPPMILIGNGTGIAGLRSLLREAHAAGHHGHWLLFGERQQACDALYADELRDWQAQRHLARVDLAWSRDGETRLYVQDLLRAASAELRHWIADGACLYVCGSLQGMAQGVDDVLRETLGEDALDALLAEGRYRRDVY
- a CDS encoding LysR family transcriptional regulator — translated: MDSLAQLRAFLHVAERGSFTRAAEGLGLPKASVSVAVQQLETAMGTQLLHRTTRRVQLTADGEQLFQRARDLLDDVEDLQGMFRRDTATLRGRLRVDMSSGLARHLVVPTLPDFLQQHPGLEIELSGTDRRVDLVREGFDCVLRVGPLDDNTLVARTLGCMEVVNCASPSYLARYGTPHTLEALHDHRLVHYVSTLGQRPSGFEYFDGQQYRILPMAGAVTVNSGDGYSAAAAAGLGIIQVPRLGVRQALHDGVLVEILPQFPAEPMPVTLLYAQRRHLPARVRVFMDWVAALLQPHLRPVCGER